The following are encoded in a window of Phragmites australis chromosome 22, lpPhrAust1.1, whole genome shotgun sequence genomic DNA:
- the LOC133905089 gene encoding AP-2 complex subunit sigma-like isoform X2, which yields MSTQFLKHGQRKMSCVKHDILAAFRVTPLAAWGCQKGRDGVFLMFRTHKVIYRRYAGLFFSMCVDITDNELAYLECIHLFVEILDHFFSNVCELDLVFNFHKVYLILDEFILAGELQETSKKAIIERMGELEKLE from the exons ATGTCTACTCAGTTTCTGAAACACGGCCAGAGGAAAATGAGCTGTGTAAAACATGATATCTTGGCAGCATTCCGAGTAACTCCTCTGGCGGCATGGGGATGTCAAAAGGGAAGGGATGGAGTTTTTCTCATG TTCCGCACACACAAAGTTATCTACAGGAGATATGCAGGACTTTTTTTCTCTATGTGTGTGGATATCACCGACAATGAGTTGGCATACTTGGAATGTATCCATTTGTTTGTTGAGATATTGGACCATTTCTTCAGCAATGTTTGTGAACTTGATTTAGTATTTAACTTCCACAAG GTATACCTGATATTGGATGAGTTTATTCTTGCTGGAGAGCTTCAAGAAACAAGCAAAAAG
- the LOC133905089 gene encoding AP-2 complex subunit sigma-like isoform X1 yields MIRFILLQNRQGKTRLAKYYVPLEDSEKHKVEYEVHRLVVNRDPKFTNFVEFRTHKVIYRRYAGLFFSMCVDITDNELAYLECIHLFVEILDHFFSNVCELDLVFNFHKVYLILDEFILAGELQETSKKAIIERMGELEKLE; encoded by the exons ATG ATCCGGTTCATACTGCTGCAGAACCGGCAGGGGAAGACGCGGCTGGCCAAGTACTACGTCCCGCTCGAGGACTCCGAGAAGCACAAGGTCGAGTACGAG GTGCATCGGCTCGTGGTCAACCGGGACCCCAAGTTCACCAACTTCGTCGAG TTCCGCACACACAAAGTTATCTACAGGAGATATGCAGGACTTTTTTTCTCTATGTGTGTGGATATCACCGACAATGAGTTGGCATACTTGGAATGTATCCATTTGTTTGTTGAGATATTGGACCATTTCTTCAGCAATGTTTGTGAACTTGATTTAGTATTTAACTTCCACAAG GTATACCTGATATTGGATGAGTTTATTCTTGCTGGAGAGCTTCAAGAAACAAGCAAAAAG
- the LOC133905203 gene encoding protein STICHEL-like isoform X1: MACHHHSRLEMGTMVGGCVGPSELHLRKELTALQKARFLQDPETCSTWRSPLSSRSLMATSAIIHNSGIAGNLAQKHIESPSAPLKSDKKQKKVYLYNWRQNSNKSSENGLKLDANAMQVSGELSLDSPCNSNGLNSKGDACLDAPASIYNVQSSTSCTPVKRIARRRKGFLSKKGAVRNPSVSKLLDLQVNSGKSGEQSEDTENCNSESQELFQGGYFSRPTSPLFATCGCVSSSNPSKLLKMGRREGSSFSCTPVSTSSYYRHGRRNTRTFGSWDARTATSFDGDESNQSALLRSQRFHVPCNSSNKRKHRGSEGSYYSPSLSAILRRKGSSLLCGSQTLHRKKRSLGSMKWAHSKKSARGMPLLGNSCDFGSSSFDSSSDELSTNIGELDMEASSRLDGKRWSSCKSQDGIDLAVRGADVATLDQRSLSQKYRPKAFSEVVGQNIVAQSLSNAVTRDRIAPAYLFQGPRGTGKTSAARIFSAALCCLSTGDNKPCGICKECTDFFSGNGTNLIELDASNRKSISRIKNFLENAPPSATSSQYKVFVVDECHMVSSKVWSAFMKFLDEPLTRVVFLFITIYPDNLPRAVISRCQKYVFSKIKDIDIVCRLRRICVKENLDVELAALDLIALNSDGSLREAETMLDQLSLLGKKITPSLVNDLVGVVSEEKLLDLLEIAMSADTAETIKRSRELMDSGIDPMALMSQLAGLIMDIIAGTYKLADFTCCNRSAVDGRSLTDAELERLQQALKILSDAEKQIRLSSERPTWFTAALLKLGCGHSSDMNQPTDSTREHPKAANDVVSEAARESSSSRTVSHSLSAFGISNKTLDPKTISVQSSPQVLASHSSRSRLNDNLVYGECRSVNRVQLNSNQLNGNCYERRTLVNGNSDNLAQIWTRCIENCHSKTLQQLLLDHGKLVSITQFEGYAIAFIAFEDCGIKSRAQRFLSSITNSIETVLKCNVEVKMGPLAELINEEITLEAAPKVRRVDSDVLSCSSNIDRLKGTLNSSRTSFDHPDEVKKELEKYKNTPAADERLQSVSITLNSGIPKARGPEVPTQMSKVSINDEQRLESAWLQAVEKQTSGVMNQARHDRHQLLSQVLDSQFQRKSSMPLVMPSSHADEDLAHEIEALKIVESYPQKHQNRRSENGYAISPSKLHSNDDMANCDKESVCSEPGRPGCHGLFPCWKAKKQKGVKVKRQIRVKSS; this comes from the exons ATG GCGTGCCATCATCATTCTAGGTTGGAGATGGGGACTATGGTTGGAGGGTGTGTTGGCCCAAGTGAACTTCACTTGAGAAAGGAACTTACTGCTTTGCAGAAGGCACGGTTCTTGCAGGATCCTGAGACTTGCTCGACATGGAGATCGCCTTTGAGTTCTAGGTCACTGATGGCAACTTCTGCCATTATACACAACAGTGGGATTGCTGGTAATTTAGCACAAAAGCACATTGAATCACCTTCTGCACCTTTGAAAAGTGATAAGAAACAGAAAAAGGTCTACCTCTACAATTGGAGGCAGAACTCTAACAAGTCCAGCGAAAATGGACTGAAGTTAGATGCAAATGCTATGCAAGTATCTGGCGAGTTAAGCCTGGACAGTCCATGTAATTCTAATGGGCTGAACTCCAAAGGTGATGCATGTCTGGACGCTCCAGCCAGCATTTACAATGTTCAGAGCTCAACATCATGTACTCCTGTCAAAAGAATAGCTAGAAGGAGAAAGGGTTTTTTGTCAAAGAAAGGAGCAGTCAGAAACCCATCTGTTTCAAAGTTGTTAGATCTTCAAGTCAACTCTGGCAAATCTGGTGAGCAATCTGAGGATACCGAGAACTGCAACTCAGAGAGTCAGGAGCTATTTCAAGGAGGTTACTTTTCTCGCCCTACATCTCCACTATTTGCTACATGTGGATGTGTCAGCTCTTCAAATCCCTCGAAACTATTGAAAATGGGTAGAAGAGAGGGATCTTCCTTTTCTTGTACACCTGTTTCTACTAGCTCCTATTACAGGCATGGAAGAAGGAACACCAGAACTTTTGGTTCTTGGGATGCAAGGACTGCTACTTCTTTCGACGGTGATGAGTCTAACCAATCAGCATTGTTGAGAAGTCAGAGGTTTCATGTCCCTTGCAATTCAtcaaacaagagaaaacatAGAGGATCTGAAGGAAGTTATTATTCTCCTTCACTATCTGCTATACTTCGACGAAAAGGTAGCAGCCTATTATGTGGCAGTCAGACATTGCATAGGAAGAAGAGATCACTTGGTTCAATGAAATGGGCACATTCAAAAAAATCTGCTCGGGGAATGCCACTTCTGGGTAATAGCTGTGATTTTGGTTCTTCGTCATTTGATTCATCAAGTGATGAACTCTCAACCAACATAGGGGAGCTTGATATGGAAGCTTCGAGCCGATTGGATGGTAAAAGGTGGTCAAGCTGTAAAAGCCAGGATGGGATCGATCTAGCTGTTCGTGGTGCTGACGTGGCAACGTTGGACCAGAGAAGCTTGAGCCAAAAGTACAGGCCAAAGGCATTTAGTGAAGTTGTTGGCCAAAATATTGTAGCACAATCACTTAGTAATGCTGTCACAAGGGATAGGATAGCTCCTGCCTATCTTTTTCAAGGTCCTCGTGGAACAGGGAAAACATCTGCTGCAAGGATATTTTCAGCAGCTCTGTGTTGCCTTTCCACTGGAGATAACAAACCCTGTGGAATATGTAAGGAGTGCACAGACTTTTTCAGTGGAAACGGAACAAATCTAATTGAACTTGATGCAAGTAACAGAAAGAGTATAAGCAGAATTAAGAACTTCCTGGAAAATGCACCACCATCTGCAACTTCGTCCCAGTATAAGGTGTTTGTTGTTGATGAATGCCACATGGTATCTTCCAAAGTGTGGTCGGCATTTATGAAGTTTCTTGATGAACCGTTAACTCGTGTCGTCTTTTTATTTATAACGATATACCCTGACAACCTGCCTCGAGCTGTAATATCACGTTGTCAGAAGTACGTATTCTCCAAGATCAAGGATATTGACATTGTGTGCCGATTGAGGAGAATTTGTGTTAAGGAAAATCTTGATGTTGAATTAGCAGCTTTAGATTTGATAGCTCTGAACTCAGATGGCTCACTAAGAGAAGCAGAGACAATGTTAGATCAATTGAGTTTGTTGGGGAAAAAGATAACACCTTCACTTGTCAATGATCTG GTTGGTGTTGTCTCGGAAGAGAAATTGCTCGATCTCCTGGAGATAGCTATGTCAGCAGACACGGCTGAGACAATCAAAAGGTCTAGAGAGCTGATGGATTCTGGCATTGATCCAATGGCATTAATGTCTCAGTTAGCTGGGCTCATCATGGACATCATTGCTGGGACCTACAAATTAGCCGATTTTACTTGTTGTAATCGCTCAGCAGTTGATGGTCGAAGTT TAACGGATGCAGAGTTAGAAAGATTACAGCAAGCATTGAAGATTCTTTCTGATGCTGAAAAGCAGATAAGGCTTTCAAGTGAGCGTCCCACATGGTTTACTGCAGCTCTACTAAAACTCGGATGTGGTCATAGTTCAGACATGAACCAACCAACAGACAGTACTCGAGAACACCCTAAAGCAGCCAATGATGTTGTGTCTGAAGCAGCAAGAGAATCGTCGTCCAGCAGGACTGTTTCTCATTCTTTATCTGCCTTTGGCATTTCAAATAAAACACTTGACCCCAAAACAATTAGTGTTCAGTCTAGTCCTCAGGTCCTTGCGTCACATTCATCTAGGTCGAGACTGAATGACAACTTGGTTTATGGAGAATGTAGGTCTGTTAATAGAGTTCAACTCAATTCTAATCAACTGAATGGCAACTGTTATGAGCGAAGGACTCTGGTAAATGGAAACTCGGATAACCTTGCCCAGATTTGGACAAGATGCATCGAAAACTGCCACTCCAAGACATTACAGCAGCTACTTCTTGATCACGGGAAACTAGTATCAATCACGCAATTTGAAG GCTATGCGATTGCCTTTATAGCATTTGAGGACTGCGGGATAAAGTCTCGGGCTCAAAGATTTTTGAGCAGCATAACAAATTCAATTGAGACAGTACTGAAATGCAATGTGGAAGTCAAAATGGGTCCACTAGCTGAATTGATCAACGAAGAAATAACATTAGAGGCTGCCCCAAAAGTAAGAAGAGTCGACTCTGATGTCTTGAGTTGCTCATCAAACATTGACCGACTAAAGGGGACTTTGAACTCCTCAAGGACAAGTTTCGATCATCCCGATGAAGTAAAGAAAGAACTGGAGAAGTATAAGAATACTCCAGCTGCTGATGAAAGGTTGCAGTCAGTTTCAATTACTTTAAATTCAGGAATACCTAAAGCTAGAGGACCGGAAGTTCCCACCCAGATGTCAAAAGTATCAATAAATGACGAGCAAAGGTTAGAGAGTGCATGGCTTCAGGCTGTTGAAAAGCAAACATCAGGTGTGATGAATCAAGCAAGACATGATAGGCATCAGCTTCTGTCTCAAGTTCTTGACAGCCAATTCCAAAGGAAGTCCTCAATGCCCCTAGTTATGCCCTCAAGCCATGCGGATGAGGATCTTGCTCATGAGATAGAAGCTCTGAAGATAGTAGAGAGTTATCCTCAGAAACACCAGAATAGAAGAAGTGAAAATGGGTATGCCATTTCACCCAGCAAGTTGCATAGCAACGATGACATGGCTAATTGCGACAAAGAGAGCGT TTGCTCCGAGCCTGGAAGACCTGGTTGTCATGGCCTTTTCCCATGTTGGAAAGCTAAAAAACAAAAGGGGGTAAAG GTGAAGAGGCAGATACGGGTTAAATCTTCTTAA
- the LOC133905203 gene encoding protein STICHEL-like isoform X2, which produces MGTMVGGCVGPSELHLRKELTALQKARFLQDPETCSTWRSPLSSRSLMATSAIIHNSGIAGNLAQKHIESPSAPLKSDKKQKKVYLYNWRQNSNKSSENGLKLDANAMQVSGELSLDSPCNSNGLNSKGDACLDAPASIYNVQSSTSCTPVKRIARRRKGFLSKKGAVRNPSVSKLLDLQVNSGKSGEQSEDTENCNSESQELFQGGYFSRPTSPLFATCGCVSSSNPSKLLKMGRREGSSFSCTPVSTSSYYRHGRRNTRTFGSWDARTATSFDGDESNQSALLRSQRFHVPCNSSNKRKHRGSEGSYYSPSLSAILRRKGSSLLCGSQTLHRKKRSLGSMKWAHSKKSARGMPLLGNSCDFGSSSFDSSSDELSTNIGELDMEASSRLDGKRWSSCKSQDGIDLAVRGADVATLDQRSLSQKYRPKAFSEVVGQNIVAQSLSNAVTRDRIAPAYLFQGPRGTGKTSAARIFSAALCCLSTGDNKPCGICKECTDFFSGNGTNLIELDASNRKSISRIKNFLENAPPSATSSQYKVFVVDECHMVSSKVWSAFMKFLDEPLTRVVFLFITIYPDNLPRAVISRCQKYVFSKIKDIDIVCRLRRICVKENLDVELAALDLIALNSDGSLREAETMLDQLSLLGKKITPSLVNDLVGVVSEEKLLDLLEIAMSADTAETIKRSRELMDSGIDPMALMSQLAGLIMDIIAGTYKLADFTCCNRSAVDGRSLTDAELERLQQALKILSDAEKQIRLSSERPTWFTAALLKLGCGHSSDMNQPTDSTREHPKAANDVVSEAARESSSSRTVSHSLSAFGISNKTLDPKTISVQSSPQVLASHSSRSRLNDNLVYGECRSVNRVQLNSNQLNGNCYERRTLVNGNSDNLAQIWTRCIENCHSKTLQQLLLDHGKLVSITQFEGYAIAFIAFEDCGIKSRAQRFLSSITNSIETVLKCNVEVKMGPLAELINEEITLEAAPKVRRVDSDVLSCSSNIDRLKGTLNSSRTSFDHPDEVKKELEKYKNTPAADERLQSVSITLNSGIPKARGPEVPTQMSKVSINDEQRLESAWLQAVEKQTSGVMNQARHDRHQLLSQVLDSQFQRKSSMPLVMPSSHADEDLAHEIEALKIVESYPQKHQNRRSENGYAISPSKLHSNDDMANCDKESVCSEPGRPGCHGLFPCWKAKKQKGVKVKRQIRVKSS; this is translated from the exons ATGGGGACTATGGTTGGAGGGTGTGTTGGCCCAAGTGAACTTCACTTGAGAAAGGAACTTACTGCTTTGCAGAAGGCACGGTTCTTGCAGGATCCTGAGACTTGCTCGACATGGAGATCGCCTTTGAGTTCTAGGTCACTGATGGCAACTTCTGCCATTATACACAACAGTGGGATTGCTGGTAATTTAGCACAAAAGCACATTGAATCACCTTCTGCACCTTTGAAAAGTGATAAGAAACAGAAAAAGGTCTACCTCTACAATTGGAGGCAGAACTCTAACAAGTCCAGCGAAAATGGACTGAAGTTAGATGCAAATGCTATGCAAGTATCTGGCGAGTTAAGCCTGGACAGTCCATGTAATTCTAATGGGCTGAACTCCAAAGGTGATGCATGTCTGGACGCTCCAGCCAGCATTTACAATGTTCAGAGCTCAACATCATGTACTCCTGTCAAAAGAATAGCTAGAAGGAGAAAGGGTTTTTTGTCAAAGAAAGGAGCAGTCAGAAACCCATCTGTTTCAAAGTTGTTAGATCTTCAAGTCAACTCTGGCAAATCTGGTGAGCAATCTGAGGATACCGAGAACTGCAACTCAGAGAGTCAGGAGCTATTTCAAGGAGGTTACTTTTCTCGCCCTACATCTCCACTATTTGCTACATGTGGATGTGTCAGCTCTTCAAATCCCTCGAAACTATTGAAAATGGGTAGAAGAGAGGGATCTTCCTTTTCTTGTACACCTGTTTCTACTAGCTCCTATTACAGGCATGGAAGAAGGAACACCAGAACTTTTGGTTCTTGGGATGCAAGGACTGCTACTTCTTTCGACGGTGATGAGTCTAACCAATCAGCATTGTTGAGAAGTCAGAGGTTTCATGTCCCTTGCAATTCAtcaaacaagagaaaacatAGAGGATCTGAAGGAAGTTATTATTCTCCTTCACTATCTGCTATACTTCGACGAAAAGGTAGCAGCCTATTATGTGGCAGTCAGACATTGCATAGGAAGAAGAGATCACTTGGTTCAATGAAATGGGCACATTCAAAAAAATCTGCTCGGGGAATGCCACTTCTGGGTAATAGCTGTGATTTTGGTTCTTCGTCATTTGATTCATCAAGTGATGAACTCTCAACCAACATAGGGGAGCTTGATATGGAAGCTTCGAGCCGATTGGATGGTAAAAGGTGGTCAAGCTGTAAAAGCCAGGATGGGATCGATCTAGCTGTTCGTGGTGCTGACGTGGCAACGTTGGACCAGAGAAGCTTGAGCCAAAAGTACAGGCCAAAGGCATTTAGTGAAGTTGTTGGCCAAAATATTGTAGCACAATCACTTAGTAATGCTGTCACAAGGGATAGGATAGCTCCTGCCTATCTTTTTCAAGGTCCTCGTGGAACAGGGAAAACATCTGCTGCAAGGATATTTTCAGCAGCTCTGTGTTGCCTTTCCACTGGAGATAACAAACCCTGTGGAATATGTAAGGAGTGCACAGACTTTTTCAGTGGAAACGGAACAAATCTAATTGAACTTGATGCAAGTAACAGAAAGAGTATAAGCAGAATTAAGAACTTCCTGGAAAATGCACCACCATCTGCAACTTCGTCCCAGTATAAGGTGTTTGTTGTTGATGAATGCCACATGGTATCTTCCAAAGTGTGGTCGGCATTTATGAAGTTTCTTGATGAACCGTTAACTCGTGTCGTCTTTTTATTTATAACGATATACCCTGACAACCTGCCTCGAGCTGTAATATCACGTTGTCAGAAGTACGTATTCTCCAAGATCAAGGATATTGACATTGTGTGCCGATTGAGGAGAATTTGTGTTAAGGAAAATCTTGATGTTGAATTAGCAGCTTTAGATTTGATAGCTCTGAACTCAGATGGCTCACTAAGAGAAGCAGAGACAATGTTAGATCAATTGAGTTTGTTGGGGAAAAAGATAACACCTTCACTTGTCAATGATCTG GTTGGTGTTGTCTCGGAAGAGAAATTGCTCGATCTCCTGGAGATAGCTATGTCAGCAGACACGGCTGAGACAATCAAAAGGTCTAGAGAGCTGATGGATTCTGGCATTGATCCAATGGCATTAATGTCTCAGTTAGCTGGGCTCATCATGGACATCATTGCTGGGACCTACAAATTAGCCGATTTTACTTGTTGTAATCGCTCAGCAGTTGATGGTCGAAGTT TAACGGATGCAGAGTTAGAAAGATTACAGCAAGCATTGAAGATTCTTTCTGATGCTGAAAAGCAGATAAGGCTTTCAAGTGAGCGTCCCACATGGTTTACTGCAGCTCTACTAAAACTCGGATGTGGTCATAGTTCAGACATGAACCAACCAACAGACAGTACTCGAGAACACCCTAAAGCAGCCAATGATGTTGTGTCTGAAGCAGCAAGAGAATCGTCGTCCAGCAGGACTGTTTCTCATTCTTTATCTGCCTTTGGCATTTCAAATAAAACACTTGACCCCAAAACAATTAGTGTTCAGTCTAGTCCTCAGGTCCTTGCGTCACATTCATCTAGGTCGAGACTGAATGACAACTTGGTTTATGGAGAATGTAGGTCTGTTAATAGAGTTCAACTCAATTCTAATCAACTGAATGGCAACTGTTATGAGCGAAGGACTCTGGTAAATGGAAACTCGGATAACCTTGCCCAGATTTGGACAAGATGCATCGAAAACTGCCACTCCAAGACATTACAGCAGCTACTTCTTGATCACGGGAAACTAGTATCAATCACGCAATTTGAAG GCTATGCGATTGCCTTTATAGCATTTGAGGACTGCGGGATAAAGTCTCGGGCTCAAAGATTTTTGAGCAGCATAACAAATTCAATTGAGACAGTACTGAAATGCAATGTGGAAGTCAAAATGGGTCCACTAGCTGAATTGATCAACGAAGAAATAACATTAGAGGCTGCCCCAAAAGTAAGAAGAGTCGACTCTGATGTCTTGAGTTGCTCATCAAACATTGACCGACTAAAGGGGACTTTGAACTCCTCAAGGACAAGTTTCGATCATCCCGATGAAGTAAAGAAAGAACTGGAGAAGTATAAGAATACTCCAGCTGCTGATGAAAGGTTGCAGTCAGTTTCAATTACTTTAAATTCAGGAATACCTAAAGCTAGAGGACCGGAAGTTCCCACCCAGATGTCAAAAGTATCAATAAATGACGAGCAAAGGTTAGAGAGTGCATGGCTTCAGGCTGTTGAAAAGCAAACATCAGGTGTGATGAATCAAGCAAGACATGATAGGCATCAGCTTCTGTCTCAAGTTCTTGACAGCCAATTCCAAAGGAAGTCCTCAATGCCCCTAGTTATGCCCTCAAGCCATGCGGATGAGGATCTTGCTCATGAGATAGAAGCTCTGAAGATAGTAGAGAGTTATCCTCAGAAACACCAGAATAGAAGAAGTGAAAATGGGTATGCCATTTCACCCAGCAAGTTGCATAGCAACGATGACATGGCTAATTGCGACAAAGAGAGCGT TTGCTCCGAGCCTGGAAGACCTGGTTGTCATGGCCTTTTCCCATGTTGGAAAGCTAAAAAACAAAAGGGGGTAAAG GTGAAGAGGCAGATACGGGTTAAATCTTCTTAA